The Rhodothermaceae bacterium genome window below encodes:
- a CDS encoding cytochrome C oxidase subunit I: MAEDHSHSAHQEGFWRKYWFSTDHKVIGIQYGITAMLFLLFGFGLMLLMRWQLASPGVEIPLLGALTPEMYNQFGAMHGTIMVFLGIVPLAVGAFGNYVVPLQIGAPDMAFPRLNMASYHFYFWGGVVMLASFFVPEGAAKAGWTSYPPLANIETMGQTMWLWGMVLLITSSLLGAVNFLVTIIQLRTEGMTFFKMPFFVWAQFITAFLLLLAFPPLEAAGFLQLADRLLGTSFFMPSGLVTADGPLEVAGGGSPLLWQHLFWFLAHPEVYVLILPAMGIVAEVLANNTRKPLWGYKLMIYSLIFLGFFSFIVWAHHMFITGMGTTISAFFQITTMIISIPSVVILSALFITLFGGSIRFNAAMLFAVGFVPMFGIGGLTGLPLGLAPTDIPLHDTYYVIGHFHYVVAPGTIFALFAGIYYWYPKVTGRTLNETLGRIHFWGSMIAMNGIFLPMLHQGMAGMSRRLFDGGLTYSFTEGVLHYNSIMAVSAVVLLLFQLPFIYNFLTSAKWGKKVTKSNHWEATTLEWSAAPTPPVGHGNFETVPTVYHGPYEYSVPGHELDYCPQGVPIQLPDHTDKTVES, from the coding sequence ATGGCAGAAGATCATTCTCATTCAGCCCATCAGGAGGGGTTCTGGCGTAAGTACTGGTTTTCGACTGACCATAAAGTCATTGGAATCCAGTACGGGATCACAGCGATGCTGTTTTTGCTGTTTGGATTTGGCCTCATGCTGCTCATGCGGTGGCAATTGGCATCTCCCGGCGTGGAAATCCCTCTCCTTGGGGCGCTCACTCCAGAAATGTATAACCAATTCGGTGCCATGCATGGTACGATCATGGTATTTCTGGGGATTGTCCCGTTAGCAGTGGGTGCTTTTGGAAACTATGTAGTACCGTTGCAGATCGGTGCGCCGGATATGGCGTTTCCAAGGTTGAATATGGCGAGCTATCATTTCTATTTCTGGGGTGGCGTCGTCATGCTTGCCAGCTTCTTTGTGCCTGAGGGAGCCGCCAAAGCTGGCTGGACCTCCTATCCTCCTCTCGCGAATATTGAGACGATGGGCCAGACCATGTGGCTCTGGGGGATGGTGTTGTTGATTACATCTTCGCTGCTGGGTGCGGTGAATTTCCTGGTGACGATTATTCAACTGCGCACGGAGGGGATGACCTTCTTTAAGATGCCGTTCTTTGTTTGGGCACAGTTTATCACCGCTTTTCTCTTGCTCCTGGCCTTTCCTCCACTGGAGGCAGCAGGCTTCCTTCAGTTGGCAGACCGGCTCCTCGGGACGAGTTTCTTTATGCCGAGCGGCCTCGTCACCGCAGATGGGCCATTGGAAGTTGCAGGTGGTGGAAGTCCACTCTTGTGGCAGCATCTGTTCTGGTTTCTGGCACACCCAGAGGTATACGTGTTGATCCTCCCTGCAATGGGGATCGTAGCCGAAGTGTTGGCAAACAATACCCGGAAGCCGCTCTGGGGATACAAATTGATGATATACTCCCTCATATTCTTGGGATTCTTTTCCTTTATTGTATGGGCACATCACATGTTCATTACTGGAATGGGGACCACGATCAGTGCCTTCTTCCAGATAACGACGATGATCATTTCGATCCCCTCGGTCGTGATTTTGTCAGCGCTCTTCATTACACTTTTTGGAGGTTCTATCCGATTTAATGCCGCCATGTTGTTTGCCGTGGGTTTCGTACCGATGTTCGGGATTGGTGGACTTACAGGACTTCCGCTTGGTTTGGCTCCAACGGATATTCCGTTGCACGATACGTACTACGTGATTGGACATTTTCACTACGTGGTTGCACCGGGGACCATCTTTGCACTCTTTGCGGGCATTTATTACTGGTACCCCAAAGTTACCGGGCGTACGCTGAATGAGACACTGGGTCGGATTCATTTCTGGGGGTCTATGATCGCGATGAATGGCATCTTCCTCCCAATGCTTCATCAGGGGATGGCTGGGATGTCACGGCGCCTGTTTGATGGTGGATTGACCTACAGCTTTACGGAAGGAGTTCTCCATTACAATTCGATTATGGCAGTGTCCGCCGTTGTCCTTCTCCTGTTCCAGCTCCCGTTTATCTATAATTTCTTGACGAGTGCCAAATGGGGCAAAAAGGTTACAAAAAGCAATCACTGGGAAGCAACGACGCTGGAATGGTCTGCTGCCCCGACTCCCCCGGTCGGTCATGGAAATTTTGAGACCGTTCCTACGGTGTATCATGGACCGTATGAATACAGCGTACCCGGTCATGAGCTTGATTATTGCCCCCAGGGAGTACCTATTCAACTTCCCGACCACACTGATAAAACAGTCGAATCCTAG
- a CDS encoding heme-copper oxidase subunit III, giving the protein MQIPYEVTARPDTGVNNAKLGIWLFLASEIMLFGGLFAAYIFLRIGAEAWPGMMMYGTDTMAERADQILNVPLATLNTMILIASSVTMVMSWAALKMDRFDRYKLYMGLTILLALGFLVVKAFEYGDKFDHHWYASTNNFLGVYFVLTGLHAIHVTGGILVNAYFWGPGTKMWKQGTPRAKAHFTNRIEVAGLYWHFVDLVWIFLFPMIYLI; this is encoded by the coding sequence ATGCAGATTCCCTACGAGGTAACGGCACGTCCAGATACTGGCGTCAACAACGCGAAGCTGGGCATCTGGCTATTTTTGGCTTCGGAGATCATGCTCTTTGGGGGCCTGTTTGCTGCCTACATATTCCTAAGAATTGGCGCGGAAGCATGGCCAGGGATGATGATGTATGGTACGGATACGATGGCCGAGCGTGCAGATCAGATCCTGAACGTGCCTCTGGCAACTTTAAATACAATGATCCTGATTGCATCCAGTGTCACCATGGTGATGTCCTGGGCGGCGCTCAAGATGGATCGATTTGATCGCTACAAGCTTTACATGGGACTCACAATCCTGTTAGCTTTGGGTTTCTTGGTCGTAAAGGCATTTGAGTATGGTGATAAGTTTGATCACCACTGGTATGCGTCAACGAATAATTTCCTTGGCGTCTACTTTGTGCTTACTGGATTGCACGCGATTCATGTCACCGGTGGGATCTTGGTGAATGCATACTTCTGGGGACCAGGGACGAAGATGTGGAAACAGGGAACACCGCGTGCGAAGGCTCACTTTACGAATCGGATCGAGGTTGCCGGACTGTACTGGCACTTTGTAGATTTGGTGTGGATATTCCTGTTCCCTATGATCTATTTGATTTAA
- a CDS encoding cytochrome-c oxidase has protein sequence MAEEMTMEDIRRHVKVYLVVFASLAVLTVVTVLVSYLSIPFVPALLIALVIATVKASLVALYFMHLVSEKQVVLWVLLVSGIFLIAMFALFIGAHADQEALATVAKLLLPEYVA, from the coding sequence ATGGCCGAAGAAATGACTATGGAGGACATCAGGAGGCACGTAAAAGTGTATCTCGTGGTTTTTGCCTCTCTTGCTGTACTGACGGTTGTGACCGTGCTGGTTTCGTATCTGAGTATCCCGTTCGTACCTGCTTTGCTGATTGCTTTGGTAATTGCTACCGTGAAGGCTAGCTTGGTGGCGCTATATTTTATGCATCTAGTGAGCGAGAAGCAGGTCGTCTTATGGGTCTTACTCGTGTCGGGGATTTTTCTAATCGCCATGTTTGCACTCTTTATCGGAGCACATGCCGACCAAGAAGCCCTTGCGACGGTTGCCAAATTACTTCTGCCCGAGTATGTCGCTTAA
- a CDS encoding YciI family protein translates to MRVIVFVHASQDSEAGVMPSTELLTSMGAYNQALIEAGIMRDGAGLRPTRDGMRVRFDGDSRTVSRGPFNLTSELVSGYWIWEVKDMDEAIAWIKQCPNPYLQSGEVEIRSLYEPEGFIE, encoded by the coding sequence ATGAGGGTGATTGTCTTCGTGCATGCGTCACAAGATTCGGAGGCAGGGGTCATGCCATCTACTGAACTGCTCACATCTATGGGTGCCTATAATCAGGCATTGATCGAGGCGGGTATTATGCGGGACGGGGCTGGGCTGCGACCAACACGCGACGGGATGCGCGTAAGATTTGATGGCGATTCACGGACAGTTTCCAGAGGGCCGTTTAACCTTACTTCGGAATTGGTGTCTGGGTATTGGATATGGGAGGTGAAGGACATGGATGAAGCGATCGCCTGGATCAAGCAGTGTCCCAACCCATATCTTCAATCCGGTGAGGTTGAGATCCGGTCTCTGTATGAGCCAGAGGGTTTTATCGAATAG